The Mustela lutreola isolate mMusLut2 chromosome 3, mMusLut2.pri, whole genome shotgun sequence genome includes a region encoding these proteins:
- the LOC131828199 gene encoding gamma-crystallin C isoform X1 — MGKITFYEDRGFQGRCYECSSDCPNLQPYFSRCNSIRVDSGCWMLYERPNYQGHQYFLRRGDYPDYQQWLGLSDSIRSCCLIPQQASSHRLRLYEREDHKGLMTELSEDCSCIQDRFRLSEVRSLHVLEGCWVLYELPNYQGRQYLLRPQEYRRYHDWGAMDAKTGSLRRAVDLY; from the exons ATGGGGAAG ATCACCTTCTACGAGGACCGCGGCTTCCAGGGCCGCTGCTACGAGTGCAGCAGCGACTGCCCCAACCTGCAGCCCTACTTCAGCCGCTGCAACTCCATCCGCGTGGACAGTGGCTGCTGGATGCTCTATGAGCGCCCCAACTACCAGGGCCACCAGTACTTCCTGCGGCGCGGGGACTACCCCGACTACCAGCAGTGGCTGGGCCTCAGCGACTCCATCCGCTCCTGCTGTCTCATCCCCCAG CAGGCAAGCTCCCACAGGCTGCGGCTGTATGAGAGAGAGGACCACAAAGGCCTCATGACGGAGCTGAGCGAGGACTGCTCCTGCATCCAGGACCGCTTCCGCCTGAGTGAGGTCCGCTCCCTCCACGTGCTGGAGGGCTGCTGGGTCCTCTACGAGCTGCCCAACTACCAGGGGCGGCAGTACCTGCTGAGGCCCCAAGAGTACAGGCGCTACCACGACTGGGGGGCCATGGATGCTAAGACAGGCTCTTTGCGGAGGGCGGTGGATTTATACTGA
- the LOC131828199 gene encoding gamma-crystallin C isoform X2 has protein sequence MGKITFYEDRGFQGRCYECSSDCPNLQPYFSRCNSIRVDSGCWMLYERPNYQGHQYFLRRGDYPDYQQWLGLSDSIRSCCLIPQASSHRLRLYEREDHKGLMTELSEDCSCIQDRFRLSEVRSLHVLEGCWVLYELPNYQGRQYLLRPQEYRRYHDWGAMDAKTGSLRRAVDLY, from the exons ATGGGGAAG ATCACCTTCTACGAGGACCGCGGCTTCCAGGGCCGCTGCTACGAGTGCAGCAGCGACTGCCCCAACCTGCAGCCCTACTTCAGCCGCTGCAACTCCATCCGCGTGGACAGTGGCTGCTGGATGCTCTATGAGCGCCCCAACTACCAGGGCCACCAGTACTTCCTGCGGCGCGGGGACTACCCCGACTACCAGCAGTGGCTGGGCCTCAGCGACTCCATCCGCTCCTGCTGTCTCATCCCCCAG GCAAGCTCCCACAGGCTGCGGCTGTATGAGAGAGAGGACCACAAAGGCCTCATGACGGAGCTGAGCGAGGACTGCTCCTGCATCCAGGACCGCTTCCGCCTGAGTGAGGTCCGCTCCCTCCACGTGCTGGAGGGCTGCTGGGTCCTCTACGAGCTGCCCAACTACCAGGGGCGGCAGTACCTGCTGAGGCCCCAAGAGTACAGGCGCTACCACGACTGGGGGGCCATGGATGCTAAGACAGGCTCTTTGCGGAGGGCGGTGGATTTATACTGA